In one Gossypium hirsutum isolate 1008001.06 chromosome D09, Gossypium_hirsutum_v2.1, whole genome shotgun sequence genomic region, the following are encoded:
- the LOC107962773 gene encoding uncharacterized protein, which produces MANQTLKPLAAPNLAAQPLSITYPALDRPLKLNSGFLNLLPKFNGLPGEDPYRQVNEFIITCSTMQLDGIEEEQIKLQAFPFSLQGLVKDWLYYMPPGSFTTWTGLHKAFLEKFFSASRIGSIRKEICGIKQLVGESLYEYWERFKWLCASCPQHQISEQLLVQYFYEVLMPQDRGMIDAESGGALVDKTPEQAQNLIANMAHNTHQFGLRRSNLGKRMDEGQSSMMEAQLANLTAMVSKLMTGGNAKASLCGICCLEGHTTDMCPTLQEGEANAIFPNQRRYDPYSATYNEGWRDHPNLRYQNRATPPGFEQQNSRPYNSSQ; this is translated from the coding sequence ATGGCCAACCAGACCTTGAAGCCATTGGCCGCTCCTAACTTGGCTGCGCAACCACTATCTATCACTTATCCTGCCCTTGATAGGCCATTAAAGCTTAATTCGGGATTCCTGAACTTGTTGCCGAAATTCAATGGACTACCAGGTGAGGACCCTTACCGTCAGGTTAATGAATTTATAATAACTTGTTCGACTATGCAGCTAGATGGCATTGAAGAGGAACAAATCAAGCTCCAAGCTTTTCCTTTCTCGTTACAAGGTTTGGTGAAGGACTGGTTATATTATATGCCGCCAGGTTCATTTACGACGTGGACAGGGTTGCACAAAGCTTTTCTTGAGAAGTTCTTTTCGGCATCGAGAATAGGGTCAATCAGGAAGGAAATTTGTGGAATTAAGCAACTGGTAGGTGAGTCATTATACGAGTACTGGGAAAGATTTAAATGGCTATGTGCGAGTTGTCCACAGCACCAGATTAGTGAACAGCTTTTAGTACAATATTTTTATGAGGTGTTGATGCCACAAGATCGAGGAATGATTGATGCAGAGAGTGGAGGTGCATTGGTTGATAAAACTCCGGAGCAAGCCCAGAATTTGATTGCTAATATGGCACATAATACACATCAATTCGGTCTTAGGAGGTCTAATTTGGGTAAACGAATGGATGAGGGCCAGTCGAGTATGATGGAGGCTCAGTTAGCTAACTTAACGGCTATGGTAAGTAAATTGATGACTGGAGGTAATGCGAAAGCTTCACTATGTGGCATTTGTTGTTTGGAAGGACATACCACAGATATGTGTCCAACATTACAGGAAGGGGAAGCTAACGCCATCTTTCCAAATCAGAGAAGGTATGATCCATATTCAGCTACCTATAATGAGGGATGGAGAGACCACCCCAATCTTAGATACCAAAACCGTGCCACACCTCCAGGATTTGAGCAGCAAAATTCCCGACCATATAATTCGTCACAGTAA